aaaatactCCACGTATGTTTTTTTGGAATGATGTCAATTCTAAAACTATGAAAATCATATATAAATTTGTTATTTAGTAGTATAGTTTACTTTTCAATGACtttaatatgcattttataGAGAAGATTATGCGTAGGTCAAGGTTTTTGATACTGCTGAAAAATGAGAATACTCATTAACAATTTTGTatggatatataattttatttacactttaaaaatttataaatatatttcattttaataatttttaatttacaaaaaatatatcttaaattatattagtttttatATGGGTGCAATTTTTTTTGGGGGAAAATCTTTAATCTAAAATcataatacataaataacaaaatgaaaaaaaatgaaaattataaaaatacaatatttaaaCTAGTATAAGGGAGTGTGTGTTGCACGTGCTCTATACAATATGTTAAGTGCAAGTTAGTAGAAACAACCATTGATATACAATAACCACGTGTTGTGTGGTGTAGTGGTAAGAATTGCTTTTACTGACATCCTTCTTTATTTGGGTCAAGAGTTCGAAACCTATTTCAGCACTATTGATGATCCAATTAAAGTAAGCTGAGATATAAAATTCTTATAGCTGACACATGATTCTCAAAATTATCTAAATAACTGATGGAGTGGGGAAGGGATCTGCACCACGTGATCCCCttatgtttattaaaaaaaacaattgatatataatgttaaaaaaaaaaaatcataggaCAATATTGTCTCTTATGTACAATTATTTCATCCAACTTGTTAAATCAACTCATTctcattttacaatttaataatcACTACATACAATAGACTAATTTGTCCTTGAaagacaaaaaattaaacaaatttaaaataaaaatcgtATACGTCGAACAATGATTTAAATTGAAATCTcaaaagtaatagaaaatcaCCTAGCATGAATGATATCTACACTTATTTTCTTTTGTCAAGACTTTATTTCTGTGCAATTGAACCTATTATATATTCCGCTTAGCCAACTATCTCAATACATTTAACATGGTATGCAGTTTGACATTTGAATTTCAGTACAGTACAATTAGTATTTCTTTATTCTACAAAATCATTCAAACTTGCACTTGAACAATAAAAAGAATTCTTGTGGatggaaaagaaaaataaataataaataataaataattaactaatTTATGATAGAGTTGCCTGAAGTAATTAAAGACATTCTAAAAAAACTAAGAAAACCCATTTAAAAATATGGTATAAATGAGCATAAAAAGGAATTGGACGTGGactaaaattgatgattttgtatgaattttttctgctaacaaataaaatataaaattattttttagaaattaataaaggtataaatgaaaaatgaaaaaagaaaaaactgagaggtcataaaaagaaaataaaaactaaattacaatttagagaaATTTAGAGAATACTCTTGACatgtttaaatttgattatgcCTATCAACTTTTTGTAGTGACAActgataataaattttaattgtaaaaataaagcaCTCCTTATGAACATAAGTAGCTCAAAAATAAAGTTATAAATGACTTAAGTGGGAGGTGAACATTACTTTGTAAAATTACAATTCACTCCTTATGAAGCAACTCAAAAACTAGATTATAAATGACTATTAAGCCGGAGGTGAACATCactcttattatatataaaaaggtTTGAATGTATACCTTTGGCTAAGGTTTCTATCCCtgagattttatatataatcaACTCAAAAGTCCAACCATTTTTCATAGTAAATGCAGGTTTTGGGAGAGATGACACCATCAGGAGCACACTCACTGATCCTGGTACAAACTCCACATGGGATAGAAGCCATGGCTCCTAACTTGGGCTCTCCTTTACCTTCACTGCTTATACATTTGTAGCAAACTTTCCCAACTGGAATATAATCAAACTCTCCCATTCCATTACTATTCACCTCCTCAATCTTGTTATCCAAAACCAATGCTCTAACAATCTCCTCAATCTGTTGGCTAGTGAACTCAACCTTAAAGATCCCACTCCTTCGAATCGCATCTGAAAGTCCCTCCGATGTAGCAACTCTCATCTTGTAAATCCACTTAAAACACTGATCTTTCAACAAGTTAATGAACTCTGTATCCAAACTCCCATCGACATACCAATTCCCACCAGTGATTTCTTTAGAGGGCTCAAACTCAGCTGCCATGAAGTGTTTTTTCCCCTTGTTTTTGGTGACAACTTCTTTGATTAGCTTTTTGGCTAAAAGGATTTTCATACATTTGTTGACTATATTGTCAAGAAGATTAGTCTCTCTCTTCAAATCTCTTGACCATATTCCCATATCTTGTTTGCTTTTGATTACATTATAAACGGTTCGCTCTTGCTCTGACAGAGAATCTAATGGTGAACTAGACTCTTGCTGTTTACGTTTCAAAGACGAAGGACCTTGAAATCGACTCATTTCCTGTGTAGCGAAAAAGATACAAATTACAAACAGTAAAAATCAATACCCTTTGCACAAACACAAATGGGATTTGAgacttttctttcacaaattTGAGCAATTGAGCATCACTCAGTTAGCATGTAAAGCTGCATTTCAAGtaaattaataactaaaaacaTATCTTTAAGAATTAGCCTTTttaaatcaaagaaaaaatatCAATACGTGACATTACTGATAATAATAGATAACAAAGatgttatatacatatatgtacatACTAGGCAGTGCAACGCACTGTGCTCCAAAAAAGAAGATTTATAATTGTTATACTcagctatatgtatatatatatatatatagctctaTTTTGTTCTGATTGATGTAAGCAgtgaataaaattataaaaattttatgtttAACTGATGAACCACGTAAGGAACCTgagattacaaaaaaaaaaaaataacagttCTGGACAATAAATTCTGTGATCAATTCCATCACACAACCTTAGAGTAATTGTAACTACCTGAAACTAGAACAAGAAAATTGCACTGAGACTAAAAAAAAACGAATATGAAACTCAAATACAATAAACTAAATTCTCAACAACTTTTAGATGTATTTAAGATTTAatcaattttataataaatacaaCTTTACCTATTTTTTGTTGATCTGATGCGCCTTAAAATTGAATTTGTAGAAATATATTGAGGTAAAGGGATCTACTTTCTTAGTCCTACAATTTGAATAACATGACAGTGTTAATATCAACTAACATATATTTCCGACTTAGAGAGGCAAAGTAAGCTTTACCTTAGCGGTATATATAAAACAATTCATACAATTGCAAAATACTTATTACAAAATTGACCCAATTGTGGATAAAGATactaataaatttatatgcatatGAGAACCATGCATCCAAACTCAATCTAGTATGGGAACTAAAGCAAACAAAGCATGAAATATGCTAACACAGGGTATTTTCCTCATCTCTGTCCTAACACACAAAAGTCCAACGTCAATATAAGTTTTGTACCTATAAGTCAATGCTTGTCTGCAAATCTGAACCATTATCATATTTAGGGCTGCACACGGGGTGAGATAGGTTGGGTTGGGTTGGACGGGTTGAGGGTATTTTAATGAGCTAACCCAATCACTTTGGCCTAGAAAATTCTAAGCCATTCATATCATATCATAGTATTAGAAAAATAAGTTAGATCAATTTTAAGactaaaacaaagaaaaattaatGTCTTGTATGACTAGTAATTAACCACCCTTATTATAAGGGTCATCCAAAATAAgttttcacaatcatcaataatcacaaatataaatctagacattaaaataaattgaaaagcTCCAATCTTTAATGATCTTCAATAGGGGCAATAGTTGTCTTGGTCTTCATATTTCGTACTTCCTTGACTTTAGGTTTACTGTCTACAATTCATAtggtttaagaaaaataaataacataaacaatAGCACAAGTAAACACATGGCATACACAATATCACaaaacatattatataatttcaaTATAGCACAAACCAGAAAAAACATACATTTCACAACACTAACATTAAATTTGTACATTACTATGTATCCCTTTATTTGTCCAAAGAACTGTTAATAAAAGACCATAAAATATGTTAAACGGATAATATACTATTAGTAATAACAGATTCAACAAGACATAAACTCAAGAAACACAATAACACAGAGTATAAGATTTAtgaataataaagaagaaatcaATCACAATGCTGCCGTACCTAATATTTTCAATGAGAGTGACTGAGTGAGAGAGGGATATCCCTGTTCAGTAATGGCTGTTTTTCCTATAAGCTAGAGCATATGCAATATCCATATCCATATTtcccataaatatatatttttagttttaggagagagagagagagagagaatgaaatatatattctaAATTTCATTTATGAAAATGAATGAGTACAATCAGTATTAATACACAGTTCAAGAGCAAACACAAACTAACCAACTTCCAACTAACTTCTAATTAACACTACACCTTACTAACTAATCTTGATACTCCCCCTTAAGGTGGAATGTAAATGTTAGTTTGTTCTTTGCTCAAAGTGTAAGTTGTCTTTATGATTCTCTCTTGAACTTCCTGCCTTACTAAGTGACAATCTATTTCTATGTGCTTTTTCCTCTCCTGAAAGAGAGGATTAGCAGCAATTTGTTGGGCTGCTTTGTTGTCACAATGCAAGACAGTAGGGCCTTTGTGCTCAATTTTCAGTTCCTTCCTTTAGTAATGATAGCAGCCATACCAATTCACTAGTGTTTCACATAGCCCTACAATCAGCTTCAGCTGAGGACCTCGGTATTGTGTGTTGTTTCTTACTTTTCCAGGACACTAAAGATCTCCCAAGGAAAACACAAAAACCTGTTTTGGACCTTCTTGTGTCTACACATGCTGCCCAGTCAGCATGTATATGCCTCAAGTCTGATTTCAGAATCTGCAGAGTACTGTCCAGGAGTGCCTTTGTGCAGCATTCATATTAGTAGCTTTGGGAGTAACCAAAAACTGACTAAGTTTGTTAACTGTATAGGCTAAATCGGGTCTGGTTATAGCTAATTGTATAGGCTAAATCAGTTTTGTTTATAGTTAAATATTGCAGCTTATCAATGACTTTCCTATACAGTTTTGGATCAGCTAGTCGTTCTACTTCTTGACTTAGTTTTAGCTTTACTTCCATTGGACTGCTAGCAGATTTACACCCCAATTGTCCCAGGTCTTCTAATGATTGGAGGTGTCTCTGAGATAGAAAAATGCCCTTACTTGTTCTAGCAACTTCAAGGCCAAGGGAGTATATCAGATCACCAAGGTCTTTCAGTTTAAATCTGTTATTCAGATTGACTTTTAAACTCTCCAATGCTGACATGTTATTGCTTGCTACAATAACATCATCTACGTAAACAAGGAGGATTATGATGCTTCATCCATTCTGTTTGATGATAATCAGAAGCTGAATGTTGAAATCCTTCTTCAATCAAAGCTGTACAGAATTTTTCAAACCACTATCTAGAGGTTTGCTTAAGGCCATATAGAGATTTTTTTAACTTGC
This region of Cannabis sativa cultivar Pink pepper isolate KNU-18-1 chromosome 7, ASM2916894v1, whole genome shotgun sequence genomic DNA includes:
- the LOC115697255 gene encoding uncharacterized protein LOC115697255, with the translated sequence MSRFQGPSSLKRKQQESSSPLDSLSEQERTVYNVIKSKQDMGIWSRDLKRETNLLDNIVNKCMKILLAKKLIKEVVTKNKGKKHFMAAEFEPSKEITGGNWYVDGSLDTEFINLLKDQCFKWIYKMRVATSEGLSDAIRRSGIFKVEFTSQQIEEIVRALVLDNKIEEVNSNGMGEFDYIPVGKVCYKCISSEGKGEPKLGAMASIPCGVCTRISECAPDGVISPKTCIYYEKWLDF